A window from Dysidea avara chromosome 2, odDysAvar1.4, whole genome shotgun sequence encodes these proteins:
- the LOC136246296 gene encoding uncharacterized protein — translation MNLDLLLPFYQIIKQAERHLKLVKGERAKYRGACEKSATTLEELFSAGPPPPDACVPPKSHKGTIYYSFDMAQQVHYPCDPFQPGPIYFLTPRKCAIFGVCCEVIPRQINYLIDEASNVGKGGNIIISMLHHFLAHHSLGETSVHFHADNCTGKNKNRYLMCYLMWRILTGLHTEVKISFLPVGHTKFSPD, via the exons ATGAACTTAGATCTTTTATTACCATTTTATCAGATCATCAAGCAAGCCGAGAGACACCTCAAACTGGTTAAGGGAGAAAGGGCAAAATATCGGGGCGCTTGTGAGAAAAGTGCAACAACTCTGGAGGAACTCTTCTCTGCTGGACCCCCACCTCCAGATGCCTGTGTACCACCTAAGAGTCATAAAGGGACGATATACTACAGTTTTGATATGGCACAGCAG GTGCATTACCCGTGTGATCCCTTTCAGCCAGGTCCAATATACTTTCTCACACCACGTAAGTGTGCCATTTTTGGCGTTTGCTGTGAGGTGATTCCTCGGCAA ATCAACTACCTGATTGACGAGGCATCTAATGTTGGAAAAGGTGGCAACATAATCATTTCAATGTTGCACCATTTTCTTGCACACCATAGCCTTGGTGAAACATCTGTACACTTCCATGCAGACAACTGTACTGGGAAAAACAAAAATCGTTATTTAATGTGTTATTTGATGTGGAGGATACTCACTGGTCTCCATACTGAAGTGAAGATTTCATTTCTACCAGTTGGGCACACTAAATTCTCGCCTGACTAG